The Sporosarcina sp. Te-1 DNA window AAGAGGAGCAATGTATGTACCTTCTTGATAAACACGCATATTGCCGCCTGAAATCTCATCGATGAGCATGATGTTCCCTTGTGCATCCCGGCCAAATTCAAGTTTGATGTCATATAGGTCGAGCCCTTTGCCAGCGAGGATGTCTTTCACTTCGGACGCTATTTGTTTCGTCAACGGCTCCAGACTATCATATTCCTCATTCGTTAAAATGCCAAGCTGGGCAAGTGCATCCTTGGTGATGGGAGGGTCATTGCGATCATCATCTTTGATCGTTACTTCCACAAACGCATCGAGCGGCTGTCCTTCTTCACAATAGGCGCCGTATCGTTTCAAAAAGCTGCCAACAGCACGGAAACGACAAATAACTTCCAAACCTTTTCCAAATACAGTTGCAGGTTTTACGGTCATTTGAACTTCATCGACATTTGCATCAACATAATGGGTTGGGATGCCTTTCTCCGCTAACTTTTCAAAGAAAAACT harbors:
- a CDS encoding phosphoribosylaminoimidazolesuccinocarboxamide synthase — translated: MNLVYQGKTKDVYKLEDGNVLLKFKDDVTGEDGVFDPGANTVGLTIEGAGQSGLRMTKFFFEKLAEKGIPTHYVDANVDEVQMTVKPATVFGKGLEVICRFRAVGSFLKRYGAYCEEGQPLDAFVEVTIKDDDRNDPPITKDALAQLGILTNEEYDSLEPLTKQIASEVKDILAGKGLDLYDIKLEFGRDAQGNIMLIDEISGGNMRVYQEGTYIAPLELEKLVLA